A part of Phoenix dactylifera cultivar Barhee BC4 chromosome 2, palm_55x_up_171113_PBpolish2nd_filt_p, whole genome shotgun sequence genomic DNA contains:
- the LOC120109962 gene encoding L-type lectin-domain containing receptor kinase SIT2-like produces the protein MFQKNMFFFLILILTTASAKDADFSYNGFGAAKLRLDGIADIAPNGLLRLTGTRQQAKGHAFLPTPLRFKNSTTGKALSFSTSFIFAIIPKYQDLFGHGIAFVLAQSVDLSYALPSQFLGLFNSSNSYSSNQIVAIEFDTNMNPDVDDIDNNHVGIDANSPKSINSSHAAYFTNDNEGRFENLSLASGKPIQAWIEYSHLDGLLSVTLAPIDVAKPGVPRLSSYVNLSSLISDYMYVGFSSSVGTFTTSHYILGWSFKLNGRAQALDLSRLPSLPRTGSKSRLESWKIGLPIILAILLLLIIVIGITLLVNSRIKFREVFEDWELEYGPQRFCFKDLFLATKGFRDQHLLGAGGFGKVYSGVLPNTGIQVAVKQVSHESRQGMREFIAEIVSIGRLRHRNLVQLLGYCRRKGELLLVYEFMPNGSLDQHLFNQPKLMLSWGQRFQIIKGVASALYYLHEGWEKVVVHRDIKASNILLDDQMNGRLGDFGLARLYDHGTDPHTTHVVGTLGYLAPELAKTGKATTSTDVFAFGGFLLEVACGRRPIETRASEQEIVLVDKVLECWKAGTIVEVRDPNLGNEYIAEEMEMVLKLGLLCSHPDSSSRPPMRLVMRILERDAPLPEMTGDGWQAEISAIGKEGFDDIGMSDSSLLNMLACSASTTESAPLTGR, from the coding sequence ATGTTTCAAAAGAACATGTTCTTCTTTCTCATCCTCATACTCACAACAGCATCAGCAAAAGATGCCGATTTTTCTTACAATGGATTTGGTGCTGCCAAACTGCGGCTAGATGGCATTGCAGATATCGCACCCAATGGCCTCCTAAGACTCACTGGCACTAGACAGCAAGCCAAGGGCCACGCCTTTCTCCCGACTCCACTTCGTTTTAAGAACTCGACAACTGGTAAAGCTCTCTCCTTCTCAACTTCTTTCATCTTTGCAATCATCCCAAAGTACCAAGACTTGTTTGGCCATGGAATAGCCTTCGTTCTTGCACAATCGGTAGATCTGTCTTATGCCTTACCCAGTCAATTCCTGGGACTCTTCAATTCAAGCAATTCATATTCTTCAAACCAAATTGTGGCCATCGAGTTCGATACAAACATGAACCCTGATGTTGACGATATCGACAATAATCATGTTGGAATTGATGCTAACAGTCCAAAGTCCATTAACTCTTCGCATGCAGCTTATTTCACTAATGACAATGAAGGTAGGTTCGAGAATCTGAGCCTTGCGAGTGGCAAACCAATACAAGCCTGGATAGAATACAGTCACTTGGATGGACTGCTTAGTGTAACGTTAGCACCCATTGATGTAGCCAAACCAGGTGTTCCACGCTTGTCTTCATATGTgaatctctcttctttgatctcagaCTATATGTATGTCGGATTTTCTTCTTCGGTAGGCACATTTACAACATCTCATTACATTCTGGGTTGGAGCTTTAAGTTGAATGGAAGGGCCCAAGCACTAGATCTCTCACGTCTTCCATCCCTCCCTCGCACAGGGTCTAAATCGCGCTTAGAGTCTTGGAAGATTGGGTTGCCAATAATCTTGGCAATACTCTTGTTGTTAATAATCGTAATTGGCATAACCCTTCTTGTGAATAGTAGGATTAAATTCAGAGAGGTGTTTGAAGATTGGGAGTTAGAATATGGACCGCAGAGGTTCTGCTTCAAGGACCTATTCTTGGCCACCAAGGGCTTCAGAGACCAACATCTCTTGGGAGCTGGAGGTTTTGGTAAGGTCTACAGTGGTGTGCTGCCAAACACTGGCATCCAAGTTGCAGTTAAGCAGGTCTCGCACGAATCAAGACAAGGTATGAGAGAGTTCATCGCAGAGATTGTTAGCATCGGCCGCTTGCGTCACCGGAACTTGGTACAGCTCCTTGGTTATTGCAGGAGAAAAGGGGAGCTCTTGTTAGTCTATGAATTCATGCCCAATGGTAGTTTGGACCAGCACCTATTTAACCAACCCAAGTTGATGCTCAGTTGGGGACAaagatttcaaataatcaaaggTGTAGCTTCCGCGCTTTATTATTTGCACGAAGGATGGGAGAAGGTGGTTGTTCACAGAGATATCAAAGCCAGCAACATCCTGCTAGATGATCAGATGAATGGAAGACTAGGTGATTTTGGCCTGGCAAGACTATATGATCACGGAACCGATCCCCATACTACACATGTAGTTGGAACTCTGGGTTACCTTGCACCGGAGCTCGCCAAGACAGGCAAGGCAACTACAAGCACAGATGTGTTTGCCTTTGGTGGATTTTTGCTTGAGGTGGCTTGTGGAAGAAGGCCAATAGAGACGAGAGCATCAGAACAAGAGATAGTGTTGGTGGATAAAGTTCTGGAGTGCTGGAAGGCAGGGACTATTGTGGAGGTAAGGGATCCCAACTTGGGGAATGAATATATTGCCGAAGAGATGGAGATGGTGCTAAAGCTTGGCCTCCTTTGCTCACACCCTGACTCCAGTTCTAGGCCTCCTATGCGGCTGGTGATGCGAATACTGGAACGCGACGCTCCCCTTCCTGAGATGACTGGAGATGGTTGGCAAGCCGAAATTTCAGCTATAGGGAAGGAAGGCTTTGATGATATTGGCATGTCAGATAGTTCGCTGCTTAACATGTTAGCCTGCTCGGCATCAACCACGGAATCTGCTCCCTTGACAGGCCGTTGA